A genomic region of Branchiostoma lanceolatum isolate klBraLanc5 chromosome 4, klBraLanc5.hap2, whole genome shotgun sequence contains the following coding sequences:
- the LOC136432978 gene encoding uncharacterized protein: MEYSFDGTATMAAKSGTFDFAKALAGISTKDDHVETATRDDDSDNDSWESCHDHEKTYFNLEADDLMDCNSYGTMSCKAEDFFEKLDRKRKTSALAKTSTKGNHSKTKTSGKDTAKWKVSHLPSHWNIYLSRIEEQQAPKKLTYEEKEKLKKDFKGLPSSAIVELEKAVVKGRQKYMEMCTQDYSKLYRPCEDHPVITVKMMVQYLVENFVERLESEDWEGVVTGIADDPYEDTWFRTIKHTVRALAVHFNVCSKNQVKNIVIGLNLPFLIANKFTTELLHVMLYWIVDPVFGPMLAEIIGEVALEDGCRIYNFLVMPIAEYICPQQKPLLKYKKIRDILVFYLCAELAKSTGKNNSNIEVMKCLVKLDGHESWAIVEDIFVNGRYCSHYGHYTYIDYLEGLNLGVSKDPDSLHKARFERQPDNPIVEKHWKSYEVRRLKLEMQHEENLKDPNYHKMHHCKTEDAEKMFIRVYKFLQKKQEGCKCKKMGEHSGMSSSVIEAVKKLQEGTSNDKVSGTESKGVKEKKSGLTKEAEKLPEKPVANGSSVCPEKVQVKKRKIRECGFCGKLSTPEQKFSKCGSCLHVYYCSRDCQKQHWKSGHKNQCRKK; the protein is encoded by the exons ATGGAATATTCCTTTGACGGCACTGCAACAATGGCGGCCAAAAGTGGAACTTTTGACTTCGCCAAAGCTCTCGCTGGGATTTCAACTAAAGACGACCACGTAGAGACAGCTACAAGAGATGACGACTCAG ATAATGACTCATGGGAGTCATGCCATGATCATGAGAAGACTTACTTTAACTTGGAGGCTGATGACTTGATGGACTGTAACAGCTATGGAACTATGAGTTGCAAGGCAGAGGACTTCTTTGAGAAGTTGGACAGAAAGAGGAAGACATCAG CCTTAGCCAAAACGTCAACTAAAGGAAACCACAGTAAAACAAAGACATCAGGAAAAGACACGGCAAAGTGGAAGGTGTCACATCTACCATCACACTGGAACATTTACTTGTCAAGGATTGAAGAGCAACAAGCTCCCAAGAAGCTGACAtatgaagaaaaggaaaaactgaagaaagactTCAAGGGCTTGCCTTCAAGTGCCATCGTTGAGCTTGAGAAAGCTGTTGtgaaaggcagacagaagtACATGGAGATGTGCACACAGGACTACTCCAAACTGTACAGACCTTGTGAGGACCATCCAGTTATCACTGTGAAGATGATGGTGCAGTATCTGGTAGAGAATTTTGTGGAAAGGTTAGAAAGTGAAGATTGGGAAGGCGTGGTCACAGGGATTGCTGACGACCCATATGAGGACACATGGTTTCGGACCATTAAGCACACTGTGAGAGCCCTTGCTGTGCACTTCAATGTCTGCAGCAAGAATCAG GTAAAGAACATTGTTATTGGGCTGAATCTCCCATTCCTAATAGCCAACAAGTTCACAACAGAACTTCTTCATGTCATGCTGTACTGGATAGTGGACCCAGTGTTTGGGCCTATGCTAGCGGAGATCATTGGGGAAGTGGCTTTGGAAGATGGATGCCGAATTTACAACTTCCTTGTGATGCCAATTGCAGAATACATTTGTCCACAACAAAAACCACTCCTGAAGTACAAGAAAATCAGGGACATCCTAGTGTTCTACCTGTGTGCAGAACTGGCAAAATCCACTGgcaaaaacaacagcaacataGAGGTTATGAAATGTCTGGTGAAACTAGATGGTCATGAGAGCTGGGCTATTGTAGAGGATATCTTCGTCAACGGGAGGTACTGTTCACACTATGGCCACTACACCTACATTGACTATCTTGAAGGTCTGAACTTAGGTGTCTCGAAAGACCCGGATTCACTTCACAAGGCTCGATTTG AGCGCCAACCAGACAATCCCATTGTGGAGAAGCATTGGAAGTCATATGAGGTGCGTCGCCTCAAATTAGAGATGCAACATGAGGAGAACTTAAAGGATCCCAACTACCACAAAATGCACCATTGCAAGACGGAAGATGCTGAGAAGATGTTCATACGAGTTT ACAAGTTTTTGCAGAAGAAGCAAGAAGGATGTAAATGTAAGAAGATGGGTGAACACAGTGGGATGTCTAGCTCTGTGATTGAAGCTGTTAAAAAGTTGCAAGAAGGCACGAGTAATGACAAAGTATCAGGCACAGAGTCAAAG GGTGTGAAGGAGAAGAAGAGTGGGTTAACCAAAGAAGCAGAGAAGTTACCTGAAAAGCCAGTGGCAAATGGCAGCAGTGTATGCCCTGAAAAAGTACAAGTGAAGAAACGCAAGATTAGAGAGTGTGGCTTCTGTGGTAAGCTGTCCACCCCCGAGCAGAAGTTCTCAAAGTGTGGGTCCTGTCTCCACGTGTACTACTGCTCACGGGACTGCCAGAAACAGCACTGGAAGTCAGGCCATAAAAACCAGTGCCGCAAGAAATAG
- the LOC136432977 gene encoding histone H4 transcription factor-like, with protein MPQQKLSDQPMSLVCEWASCGEVHENVDIFMRHIREHHYPHFLPAQKDRPDMPDEYFCQWVDCGAFAGNFPESLLRHTYYHAHHAKLKWLGMQVARNNQENHCLLDKQNRNYLVDIPDRMQCSWEDCGAIVDNPEHYFRHVEMHAMSSDQPNGPSNMPLVPCKWAGCQSCFKNKFKLKEHMRVHTQEKLFACWICGGLFSNRTKFMDHIKRQAAPEDQSYQCSHCSKRFSTERLLRDHMRHHVNHYKCPHCDMTCPTPSGLRSHIKFRHEEDRPYQCDFCHYKCKTNYDLRRHMDSHSVEKIYQCQHCDYSCKAYNSLRDHLRKDHEGGGAVQRYLCHICQKVYSRGTGLTRHLKTAHKFKWPSGHSRFRYKEHDDGYLRLQTIRYESVELTEMLMKPQSEQESSDVSDRDSVPSPIPHLGKDTHQDGGTESVPSPIHPCIPPPENYHGKGSTTLEEMNREGSLLQNSEVSVTLQDASMSQEGHVGHHAGVVLDPSTIHTDAAHILASVATHQPLGTFSDNHVAVGSNHAVPGLSAPSCGQVEGTAVVPHTQPSELLWHVLPTPGGHEEVSMPQPVSTLTLHTEGAQEVVYSMVEITTDGTMVTTQPGMHIMAGNTHPVGQSSREEVSLSTLKQTAEEMGIQVIGFD; from the exons ATGCCTCAGCAGAAGCTGAGTGACCAGCCCATGTCTCTGGTGTGTGAGTGGGCCTCCTGTGGGGAAGTCCATGAGAATGTGGACATTTTCATGAGGCACATCCGGGAGCACCACTATCCACACTTCCTACCTGCACAGAAGGACAGGCCAGACATGCCGG ATGAGTACTTCTGCCAGTGGGTGGACTGTGGCGCCTTTGCGGGTAACTTCCCTGAGAGTCTCCTGCGCCACACGTACTACCACGCCCACCACGCCAAGCTGAAGTGGCTGGGCATGCAGGTGGCCAGGAACAACCAGGAGAACCACTGTCTACTGGACAAACAGAACCGCAACTACCTGGTGGACATCCCAGACAGGATGCAGTGTTCCTGGGAAGATTGTGGG GCAATTGTGGACAACCCTGAACACTACTTCCGCCATGTTGAGATGCATGCCATGAGCTCGGACCAACCAAATGGGCCATCAAACATGCCACTGGTGCCATGTAAATGGGCAG GTTGTCAGTCCTGTTTTAAGAATAAGTTCAAGTTGAAGGAGCACATGCGAGTGCACACCCAGGAGAAGCTGTTCGCCTGCTGGATCTGCGGAGGTCTCTTCTCCAACAGAACCAAGTTCATGGATCATATCAAGAGACAGGCGGCACCAGAAG ATCAGAGTTACCAGTGCTCTCACTGCTCTAAAAGGTTCTCCACAGAAAGATTGCTGAGGGATCATATGAGACATCATG TCAACCACTACAAGTGTCCCCACTGTGACATGACATGCCCCACACCATCAGGGCTGCGTAGTCACATCAAGTTTCGTCACGAAGAGGACCGACCGTACCAGTGTGACTTCTGTCACTACAA GTGTAAGACTAACTATGACCTGCGGCGTCACATGGACAGCCACAGTGTGGAGAAAATCTACCAGTGTCAGCATTGTGACTACAGCTGCAAGGCCTACAACAGTCTCAGGGACCATCTCAGGAAGGACCATGAG GGTGGGGGTGCAGTACAGCGGTACTTGTGTCACATCTGTCAGAAGGTGTACAGCAGAGGAACAGGGCTGACTCGCCATCTCAAGACTGCTCACAAGTTCAAGTGGCCTTCAGGACACAGTAGGTTTAG GTACAAGGAGCATGATGATGGCTACCTGAGGTTGCAGACTATCCGTTATGAGAGTGTTGAACTGACCGAGATGCTAATGAAGCCCCAGAGTGAGCAGGAAAGCTCTGATGTATCCGACAGAGACTCTGTTCCATCACCCATTCCTCACTTGGGCAAGGATACTCATCAAGATGGGGGCACAGAGTCAGTCCCATCACCAATACATCCATGTATCCCTCCGCCTGAAAACTATCACGGCAAAGGCAGCACTACATTGGAAGAAATGAACCGAGAAGGTTCACTCTTACAGAACAGTGAAGTCAGTGTCACTCTGCAAGATGCCTCAATGTCCCAGGAAGGACATGTGGGCCATCATGCAGGAGTTGTTCTTGACCCTAGTACAATCCACACAGACGCAGCGCACATTCTTGCCAGCGTGGCCACTCACCAACCTCTCGGCACATTCTCAGACAATCATGTGGCTGTTGGGAGTAACCACGCAGTGCCTGGACTGTCGGCCCCCAGCTGTGGTCAGGTGGAGGGGACTGCAGTGgttcctcacacacagcctTCAGAACTCCTGTGGCACGTCCTGCCCACACCAGGCGGACATGAGGAGGTCAGCATGCCACAGCCAGTCTCCACACTGACCCTGCATACTGAAGGGGCCCAGGAAGTGGTGTACAGTATGGTGGAGATCACCACAGATGGGACTATGGTGACTACACAACCAGGGATGCACATCATGGCAGGGAACACCCATCCTGTAGGACAGAGCTCGAGGGAGGAGGTATCATTGTCAACCCTGAAGCAGACTGCAGAGGAAATGGGAATACAGGTTATAGGGTTCGACTAG
- the LOC136431958 gene encoding cytochrome P450 10-like, whose product MGIATVLGRRCDAVMRGDRLLNTQWKRGRASLKDLYPNARNVALCILRQSSSTVTNMGMESYVNRTGNKTDVAVRPFREIPGPKGLPIIGSLWEYTFLGKLDPRRFDEALWSRYQQYGKIYKENLGPRGTFVRIADPADIETVYRNEGRYPHRPSFPLVRESMEAAGQELLKHRARSESSFNGQGLEWYRTRSAVNRTLLRRSGVALFHPTLNEISDDFLALLKRSLDENKTVPDLEWHIRRYNTEVAGTTIFGRRPGCLEPDFSESCQTSEMIKSIGDFFASWLKLDIGFPLTKYLMKGTWNGYMNAHRNILK is encoded by the exons atGGGGATTGCTACAGTTTTGGGCCGGAGGTGTGACGCGGTCATGAGAGGCGACCGTCTTCTCAACACCCAGTGGAAGCGTGGAAGAGCTTCTTTGAAAGATCTTTACCCCAACGCCAGAAACGTCGCGCTATGCATCCTTCGCCAAAGCAGCTCGACTGTGACCAACATGGGGATGGAATCTTACGTCAACCGTACGGGAAACAAGACTGACGTGGCTGTGCGCCCCTTCCGCGAGATTCCTGGACCCAAGGGGCTCCCCATCATTGGGAGTCTGTGGGAGTACACCTTTCTTG GAAAGCTTGACCCTAGGCGCTTTGATGAGGCACTGTGGAGTCGTTACCAACAGTACGGTAAAATCTACAAGGAGAACCTTGGGCCACGCGGAACTTTCGTCCGCATTGCTGACCCTGCAGATATTGAGACCGTCTACAGGAACGAAGGAAG GTACCCACATCGCCCGTCGTTTCCACTGGTAAGGGAGTCCATGGAGGCGGCTGGACAAGAGCTTCTGAAGCACCGAGCACGGTCAGAGTCCAGTTTCAATGG ACAAGGGTTAGAGTGGTACCGTACCCGCAGTGCCGTGAACAGGACACTGCTCAGGAGGAGCGGGGTAGCACTATTCCACCCAACCTTGAATGAG ATCTCGGATGACTTCCTGGCTCTCCTAAAGCGGAGCCTGGATGAGAACAAAACCGTGCCTGACCTCGAGTGGCACATAAGACGTTACAACACTGAAG TGGCTGGGACCACCATCTTCGGCCGTCGTCCAGGATGCCTGGAGCCGGACTTTTCGGAGTCGTGCCAAACGTCTGAAATGATCAAGAGCATCGGCGACTTCTTCGCCTCGTGGCTGAAACTGGACATAGGGTTCCCGCTGACCAAGTACCTCATGAAGGGCACCTGGAACGGGTACATGAATGCTCACAGGAATATTCTGAAGTAA
- the LOC136432987 gene encoding cholesterol side-chain cleavage enzyme, mitochondrial-like yields the protein MDLDVEYEDDRPSVLGYLLSESSLSDTDAAMSAVELFVGGVQSSSHADMFQLYELARHPHVQEAIRREVTEAVPKGEAVTSAHLQKLPYLKAFVKETFRFHPVGVLHMRILDRDVVLSGYRVPAHTTIEIPMSVLGRLEELYPQADRFLPERWLRRGPNGFRSRMFSHVTPFGHGPRACIGRRLAEDKFYIQISKLVQNFDLHCDEEVETLTGCFQELSPNPNIRFTPR from the exons ATGGACCTGGATGTGGAGTACGAAGATGACCGGCCGAGTGTCCTGGGTTACCTGCTGTCCGAGTCCAGCCTGTCGGACACAGATGCCGCCATGTCGGCTGTGGAGCTGTTCGTGGGCGGCGTACAGTCG AGTTCCCATGCAGACATGTTCCAACTGTACGAGTTGGCCCGGCATCCGCACGTCCAGGAGGCCATCAGGCGGGAGGTGACTGAGGCGGTACCTAAAGGGGAAGCTGTAACGAGTGCGCACCTTCAGAAGCTGCCCTACCTCAAGGCTTTTGTAAAGGAAACCTTTAG GTTCCACCCAGTCGGCGTCCTCCACATGCGGATTCTGGACCGTGACGTCGTCCTGTCCGGATATCGTGTGCCGGCTCAT ACAACAATCGAGATCCCAATGAGCGTGCTGGGTCGACTGGAGGAGCTGTACCCGCAGGCAGACCGGTTCCTTCCCGAGCGCTGGCTCCGAAGGGGCCCGAACGGATTCCGATCCCGCATGTTCAGCCACGTGACTCCCTTCGGCCACGGGCCACGCGCGTGCATAG GTCGCCGACTTGCTGAAGACAAGTTCTATATCCAGATATCTAAG TTAGTACAGAACTTTGATCTGCACTGTGACGAGGAAGTGGAGACATTAACGGGGTGTTTCCAGGAGCTCTCCCCCAACCCAAACATTCGCTTCACACCGCGGTAA
- the LOC136432986 gene encoding melatonin receptor type 1A-like gives MLNVLFIRHYTFGQTACDIMAFFHILCTFFSMMMTGAISFERYHFICHPMQYHSNFTGRRILGLLLVCLSGALLTACCMLPFLRSDPPFFFPAPMYCVSHAIASGVVGWMFFMAAGSLATYSQVRIYLEARRHLRAIQAGNISGHSAEDFRKKIKSAVTTTAVVAIWWLSEFPLITVETILVTAPHMTSVSWQVAHRVSRFAYFISTCSNPIVFAFRNRQFRSAFKKLLRPRAVHSFN, from the exons ATGCTTA ATGTACTGTTCATCCGACACTACACCTTTGGACAGACGGCGTGTGACATCATGGCCTTCTTTCACATCCTGTGCACGTTCTTCTCCATGATGATGACCGGCGCCATTTCCTTCGAGCGGTACCACTTCATCTGCCACCCAATGCAATATCACAGCAATTTCACAG GCCGGCGGATTTTGGGTCTGCTGCTAGTGTGCCTGTCAGGAGCCCTCCTGACGGCCTGCTGTATGCTGCCGTTCCTGCGGTCAGACCCGCCCTTCTTCTTCCCCGCCCCCATGTACTGCGTCAGCCACGCAATAGCGTCCGGGGTGGTGGGCTGGATGTTCTTCATGGCCGCTGGTTCTCTCGCTACATACTCCCAG GTGCGGATCTACCTGGAGGCACGGCGGCACTTACGCGCCATCCAGGCAGGGAACATCAGCGGCCACTCCGCCGAGGACTTTCGGAAGAAGATCAAGAGCGCAGTGACCACCACCGCAGTCGTGGCCATCTGGTGGCTGTCTGAGTTCCCCCTCATCACTGTGGAGACCATTCTTGTCAC GGCACCGCACATGACCTCTGTCAGCTGGCAGGTGGCCCACCGCGTCAGCCGGTTCGCCTACTTCATCTCCACCTGCAGCAACCCCATCGTGTTCGCCTTCAGGAACAGGCAGTTCCGCAGCGCCTTCAAGAAGCTGCTGCGTCCCCGGGCGGTCCACAGCTTCAACTGA